The DNA region GGGAGTCCGCCCGGTATACGCAGTTGACGGCGTCGGCTGGGCGAACCTGTGATGCCTCGTCGAAGATGACCACGTCAAAGTGATAATCGGAAGGCAGGAACTGGCTCACAGTCAGCGGGCTCATCATGAAGCACGGCTTGATCAGTCGGACGACTTCACGGGTCCGGCCGAGCAGTTCTCGCACCGGCATGTGGCGTCGCTTCAGCTCCGCCTGTCGCTTGATCACCGCGGCCGCCCCACCGCTGAACCGGCGCGGTCGACGCTTGTTGCACGCCTCAATCACGGCTCCACTCGCGGCAGCGACCAGCCGGCGGTCAGCCTCCTGGAAGTCCGCCACCCGAGCGTCCAAGTCCATGGAGCGGGTGGTGGTGAGCCTGGTGTCCGTGGCCAAGAGGTCGTCGGCCCAGCACTTCAGCACCGCCTGCTCAACAATCGCAGGCAACCGCTCCGGCAGGACACCTCGTTCGACGGCACGCGGGACGAGTTCGTCGACACTGTGATGGGCCAGGACGTCCAGTCCGGAGCGGTACGCCTGCCATTCCTCCGGGCCGCGCGGGTCGGCTCGGAGTTCGTCGACGGCCTGCTGGGCCTGATCGAAGGTACCGAACAGGGCAAAGGACAACTGGACCTGGCGGGACTCCTCGAAGAGGTCGTGCAGCGCAGTCGAGGACTCCGACCAGCGAGCGGCGCGTCGCATCGCCGCGGTACACCAGCCTGCCAGTGCGCCCCGAATGCTACGAGCCAGCAGCCCTGGCAGCTGGTCAGGCTCAGTGCCGTCGGCCAGGCGGGCGGTCAAAAGGTCCCGGTGAGCCATCCCGCGGGTGAGTTCCGCGATGCGGTCCGCTGTGGCCAGCACCGCATCCAGGGCGGGCAATTCGTCTTCGTCGCGGGGAACATAGCCGCCCAGCGCCGCCTCGTGGTGTGCCACCAGCCGAGCCACCTCGGCCGCAGCGTTCTGCCAGGCCAGTGCGTCGTTGAGTCGCTGGGGCAGCGTCTTGTGCCAGGCCCCGTCGCGCGTCAGCGCGGCTACCGCCGCACGATCCTCCCGGTACTGGCCGGACAAACGCGCGAGCACGCCTCGATGCTGTTCGGTGAACCTCCCAGCCAACGCGGGCAGCTGTTCGACCTCCAGCACCTGTTCGCTGAAGACATCCCGCGCTGCCGCACAGGCGGCAGCGCGGGCGGCGAACGCGTCCCGCAGCTCCTGAGCCGCTCGATGTGCCTCGTGCAGTCCTTCTTCGTCGAACCATCGCGCAGGAGGCCGCTTCGCAGCGGAGGTCAGATCGGCGAGTTCCAATAGGCCGAACGCGGCTTGAGGTGCGTCTGGCTTGGGTAGTCCGAACAACTCGGCAAGCTGGGCGAGGCTTCCAGGCAGCTCGTCTGCGAGTCCGCCACCGACCGCGCCAACCGTGGCCTGGTCCCGGTCGGGCAAGCCCGCTTCCAGCATCCGTACGGTCTGCCGTATGTCGTGCACGGTACGCAGTTCGGGAATCGTGGCCGCAAACGGACGACGCTCGGCAGCCGTGAGGAGGTCTGCAAGCGCTTCGGCGGCCTCGGCGAGGACCGTGGTGGGGGCGGCGGAGGTCCCCTTCAGCCCCCGCCAGACGAACGCCTCGCCCTCCGCTGCCGGGCGCCAGGCCCTGCTGACAGCGCCGGCGGCTCCAATGAGCGCCTGGAGCTCCCCGGCGCCAAGCCGCCGGACCGTGGCGGTGCTCTTGGCGCCGAGGGTGAACTGCGGGGTGTCCGCCTGCTCCAGAAGGACCAGACGACCCAGGACATCGTGGAGGGAGCGGCCGAGCAGGTCACGCGTCTGGTTCATCGCCGCCGCGTAGGCCGACAGTTCCTCGCGCAGCCGACGGGCCCGGTCGAGTTCGTGCTCGGCCGCCCCAGTGATCCGCACCTCGGTGGTCAGCACCCGCTCGAGCTCCGTCGCTACGGCTTTCTTGCTGGTGTCACCGCTGTGCAGGGCCATGACGAAGTCCCCAAGGCCGACGCCTCGCAGCCTGTTACGAACCACGTCGAGCGCCGCGGCCTTCTCGCTGACGAAGAGGACGGAACGGCCGGCGTGCATGAGTGCAGCGATCATGTTGGTGATCGTCTGGCTCTTGCCGGTACCGGGCGGACCGCTCATCACGAAGGAACGGCCCTCCAGCGCTGCCGCGATGCACTGCCGCTGTGAGGAGTCCGCGTCCAGCACGAGCGGCGTCCGCTCGGGCAGCTGGATCTCGTCGATGCGGTCGAGCTCGGGCGGCTCGAAGCCGATCAGATCGTCGGGCAGCCCCGCATCGGGTCCAAGGCCGACGGCCCGGACCAGCGGATGAGCGAGGATGCACGCCTCATTCTGCTGGAGGTCCTGGTACATGGCCTCCTTGTGCGAGGCGAAGAGGCCAAGCACCACGCGCTCGTCAACCGACCAGCCGTCTTGTCCTCGCGCGATTTCCCGGGCGGCGGCAAAAACCGCTCCAGGATCAGTCACGTCACAGTCGGCGACCGACCCCCATTCGACGCCCAGTCGATCCACCTTGACCGCGAGTGCGGGGTTGAGAATCCGGTCCTGGTTCTCCGCCATGTGCAGACGCATCTGCCGTCGGCCGTCCCGGCGAAGCTCCACGGGTACGAGCAGCAGCGGAGCAGAACTCGTCTCCTCGGCGCCCTCCTCCCGCCAGTCCAGCATGCCGACGCCGAGCCAGAGCACCCACAGGCCGAAGTCGTTGTACATCTGGCCGGACTTCTGGCGCAGTTGGTAGAGCGACGCGTCCAGCCCTGCCTGCGTGCTCTTCTGCGTCACCAAGCCGGAGGCGCGATCGGGGTCGCCCACTGCGGAAGGGGAACCGTACCCGTAGATAGTCCGGCCGCCGCCCGAAGCCTCCCCCTCTCCCTCCCCGCCGCCCATGCTCCCCTCGGCAGGGTCGCTATCCCCGACGGGAGTGAAGACCCAGCCACGAGCGAGCCCAGCCAGCACGGCGGAGGCATCGGGTGCTGTGATCTCCAGGGTGGCGGTCCTCGTGTGACGGAAGTTCAGTAGACGGTTGCGCCTGCCGAGGTCGAGCAGGGAGCCACGCCAGTCACCCAGCACTGCCTTCAACCGGTTGAGGGCAGGGTCACTGCCGCCTGCGGGGCCACTCTCACGCGGTGCGGCTCCGGTCCTTCCTGAACTGGGCATACACGAATTATCTCAGTGCTGATAGCCCGACACACCAGTCTCAGTTCTTCTTGTCTTAAATGAGCATTCACAGCAACGGCCGGTGACACCCTGTAGCACGCCTGGCGTGTGGCGAGGCATCCCAGCATGACCGACGGGAGAGGGCCCGTAAGACCAGGGGGAAGGCAGCCAGGCCAAGGCCAAGGCCAAGAAGAACGCACGGAAGAAGCCCAAGAAGTGGTTGCTTGGATCCGCTCCGCTCACGCATCGCTCACGCAAGCAAAGTCACGGCACTCCGGCCGTGTGCCCCGCCATGCCCCGAGCAACAGAAAACCCCAGGTCACGGGCTGTGTGACCTGGGGTTTCTCTGAGCCGCCTTCGGGATTCGAACCCG from Streptomyces fradiae includes:
- a CDS encoding DUF3320 domain-containing protein; translated protein: MPSSGRTGAAPRESGPAGGSDPALNRLKAVLGDWRGSLLDLGRRNRLLNFRHTRTATLEITAPDASAVLAGLARGWVFTPVGDSDPAEGSMGGGEGEGEASGGGRTIYGYGSPSAVGDPDRASGLVTQKSTQAGLDASLYQLRQKSGQMYNDFGLWVLWLGVGMLDWREEGAEETSSAPLLLVPVELRRDGRRQMRLHMAENQDRILNPALAVKVDRLGVEWGSVADCDVTDPGAVFAAAREIARGQDGWSVDERVVLGLFASHKEAMYQDLQQNEACILAHPLVRAVGLGPDAGLPDDLIGFEPPELDRIDEIQLPERTPLVLDADSSQRQCIAAALEGRSFVMSGPPGTGKSQTITNMIAALMHAGRSVLFVSEKAAALDVVRNRLRGVGLGDFVMALHSGDTSKKAVATELERVLTTEVRITGAAEHELDRARRLREELSAYAAAMNQTRDLLGRSLHDVLGRLVLLEQADTPQFTLGAKSTATVRRLGAGELQALIGAAGAVSRAWRPAAEGEAFVWRGLKGTSAAPTTVLAEAAEALADLLTAAERRPFAATIPELRTVHDIRQTVRMLEAGLPDRDQATVGAVGGGLADELPGSLAQLAELFGLPKPDAPQAAFGLLELADLTSAAKRPPARWFDEEGLHEAHRAAQELRDAFAARAAACAAARDVFSEQVLEVEQLPALAGRFTEQHRGVLARLSGQYREDRAAVAALTRDGAWHKTLPQRLNDALAWQNAAAEVARLVAHHEAALGGYVPRDEDELPALDAVLATADRIAELTRGMAHRDLLTARLADGTEPDQLPGLLARSIRGALAGWCTAAMRRAARWSESSTALHDLFEESRQVQLSFALFGTFDQAQQAVDELRADPRGPEEWQAYRSGLDVLAHHSVDELVPRAVERGVLPERLPAIVEQAVLKCWADDLLATDTRLTTTRSMDLDARVADFQEADRRLVAAASGAVIEACNKRRPRRFSGGAAAVIKRQAELKRRHMPVRELLGRTREVVRLIKPCFMMSPLTVSQFLPSDYHFDVVIFDEASQVRPADAVNCVYRADSLVVAGDEKQLPPTSFFDAAVEDDSDEYDEDVPDTFESLLHACKAGALRELSLRWHYRSRHEDLITFSNRSFYSNSMVTFPGAMDHGNDIGVEFFPAQGVYDRGGRRDNRVEADFVARRVIHHFDTRPGRTLGVIALSQAQAAAIDQAVQQARLLRPDLDRCFTEDRLDGFFVKNLESVQGDERDVMIMSIGYGPDEHGKFGMNFGPINKGGGWRRLNVAVTRARFRMEVVASFRGSGLADSANESVQHLKRYLEYAENGHAVLAQDVTQADAEPDSPFEESVLRVLRDWGYRVQPQVGVAGYRIDIGVRHPEFPGTYALGIECDGAMYHSSRTARDRDRLREEVLAGLGWRLHRIWGTDWYRGRAAAELRLREAVELAVERGLTSGSASTEPRTRPTVAAEGDSVGDVSGTRAVSPLSGVSVAPGAPGPGDDTPPTAAADHERVPVDTEPDRPWSSLYETCEMTVTSPYELHTPEARPALRNLLTRVIGIEGPVHEELLVQRAKEAWGVARAGNRIRDNVREVVRGLVRSGQVTPDGYFLDVAGREELYARVPEEGDPPRKAAHIAPVERQLALYELAVECPGMSRDELVRHAGEFFGWRRMGRDIRSFLDSDIDDLHRRGRLREANGHITAVGGQEPT